A genomic stretch from Juglans microcarpa x Juglans regia isolate MS1-56 chromosome 3S, Jm3101_v1.0, whole genome shotgun sequence includes:
- the LOC121258507 gene encoding phosphatidylinositol 4-phosphate 5-kinase 1-like isoform X2: MNDPKMREAAALLFDEFNDVVSGGKKKKSEVDKLGRETQKPSQLVGVGRSRYQAATRRVTPTTLTTSPALTASVASASASEVEKALPNGDLYMGSFAGSAPHGSGKYLWSDGCMYEGDWRRGKASGKGKFSWPSGATYEGDFKSGRMEGFGTFIGSDGDTYRGSWSSDRKHGYGHKRYANGDYYDGYWKRNLQDGHGRYVWKNGNEYVGEWKNGVISGRGILIWANGNRYDGEWDNGVPNGSGVFTWPDGSCYVGSCNKDLKIQLPNGTYFPGNGKEECLKSNDASFEGENLMITMRKRSSVDGSRGSLTERSFPRICIWESDGEAGDITCDIVDNVEASMFYWNGTGLDRDGIRQFQRRPCCFTGEAKKPGETISKGHKNYDLMLNLQLGIRYSIGKHASILRELKPSDFDPKEKFWTRFPTEGSKITPPHQSVEFRWKDYCPIVFRHLRELFQVDPADYMMAICGNDALRELSSPGKSGSFFYLTQDDRFMIKTVKKCEVKVLIRMLPSYYQHVYRYENSLVTKFFGVHCVKPIGGQKTRFIVMGNLFCSEYRIHRRFDLKGSSHGRTTDMPEGEIDETTTLKDLDLNFVFRLQRNWFQELIKQIDRDCEFLEAERIMDYSLLVGLHFRDDNTCDKMGLSPFVLRTGKNDSYQNEKFMRGCRFLEAELQNMDQILAGRKPLIRLGANTPARAERVARRSDFDQYGGISRLTPSRSAVDPKLYSKRFRDFIGRTFIEDR; encoded by the exons ATGAATGACCCCAAAATGCGTGAAGCAGCAGCACTACTCTTTGATGAGTTCAACGACGTCGTTTCCGGCGGCAAGAAGAAGAAATCGGAGGTGGACAAGCTAGGTAGAGAGACCCAGAAACCGTCTCAACTTGTCGGCGTAGGCCGTAGCCGATACCAAGCCGCTACGCGGAGGGTGACGCCGACCACCTTGACGACCTCGCCTGCCTTGACCGCCAGCGTGGCGTCAGCTTCCGCCTCCGAAGTCGAGAAGGCCCTCCCGAACGGCGATCTCTACATGGGGAGCTTCGCCGGGAGCGCACCACACGGATCCGGAAAGTACCTGTGGTCCGACGGGTGCATGTACGAGGGGGATTGGCGGAGAGGGAAGGCCTCGGGGAAAGGCAAATTCTCGTGGCCCTCCGGGGCCACCTACGAGGGCGACTTCAAGTCTGGTCGTATGGAGGGTTTTGGGACCTTCATCGGATCTGACGGCGACACCTACCGAGGGTCCTGGAGCTCCGATCGGAAGCACGGGTACGGCCATAAGCGCTACGCCAACGGCGACTACTACGACGGTTACTGGAAACGTAACCTCCAGGACGGGCATGGCCGGTACGTTTGGAAGAACGGGAACGAGTACGTGGGAGAATGGAAGAACGGCGTGATTTCAGGCCGGGGCATCCTGATATGGGCCAACGGGAACCGTTACGACGGGGAGTGGGACAACGGAGTTCCCAATGGAAGTGGTGTTTTCACTTGGCCGGATGGTAGCTGCTATGTCGGTAGCTGCAACAAGGACCTCAAGATTCAGCTACCGAATGGGACATACTTTCCCGGAAATGGCAAAGAAGAATGTTTGAAAAGCAATGACGCTTCATTCGAAGGTGAGAATTTGATGATAACGATGCGGAAGAGGTCGTCAGTGGACGGCTCCAGAGGAAGCTTGACGGAGCGGAGTTTTCCGAGGATTTGTATATGGGAATCCGATGGAGAAGCTGGGGATATCACCTGTGATATTGTCGACAATGTGGAGGCCTCGATGTTTTATTGGAACGGTACGGGGTTAGATCGCGACGGGATTCGGCAGTTTCAGCGGAGACCATGTTGTTTCACTGGCGAGGCCAAAAAGCCTGGGGAGACGATATCCAAGGGCCATAAGAATTATGATTTAATGCTTAATCTTCAGCTGGGGATTAG ATATTCTATCGGAAAGCATGCGTCTATATTGCGTGAGCTTAAGCCGAGTGATTTCGATCCCAAGGAGAAGTTCTGGACTAGGTTTCCAACCGAGGGATCGAAAATTACGCCTCCCCACCAATCAGTAGAGTTCCGGTGGAAAGATTACTGCCCCATTGTGTTCAG ACATTTGAGGGAGCTATTCCAAGTGGATCCTGCTGATTACATGATGGCTATTTGTGGGAACGATGCCCTTAGGGAGCTTTCTTCTCCGGGGAAAAGTGGAAGCTTTTTTTACCTCACTCAGGATGATAGATTTATGATAAAAACAGTGAAGAAGTGCGAGGTCAAG GTGCTTATTCGGATGCTTCCAAGTTACTACCAACATGTTTATCGGTATGAAAATTCCCTGGTGACAAAATTCTTTGGGGTGCATTGTGTCAAACCAATTGGAGGCCAGAAG ACCCGGTTCATTGTCATGGGAAATTTATTCTGCTCAGAGTATCGCATCCATAGGCGATTTGACCTTAAAGGATCCTCTCACGGCCGCACAACAGATATGCCGGAGGGTGAGATTGATGAAACTACAACCCTCAAGGACCTTGATCTTAATTTTGTCTTTCGCCTTCAGCGAAATTGGTTCCAAGAGCTCATCAA ACAAATTGATCGAGATTGTGAGTTCTTGGAAGCAGAGAGAATCATGGACTACAGTCTTTTGGTTGGTCTTCATTTCCGTGATGACAATACATGTGACAAAATGGGGTTATCTCCATTTGTTTTGCGCACTG GAAAGAATGATTCATATCAGAATGAAAAGTTTATGCGCGGATGTCGCTTCCTTGAAGCAGAGTTACAAAATATGGATCAAATTTTAGCTGGCCG GAAGCCATTGATCAGATTAGGAGCTAATACGCCTGCAAGAGCAGAGCGGGTGGCCAGAAGGAGTGACTTTGATCAGTATGGTGGTATAAGTCGCTTGACCCCTTCACGCAGTG CGGTTGATCCAAAGCTATACTCAAAGAGGTTTCGGGATTTCATTGGAAGAACTTTCATAGAAGACAGGTAG
- the LOC121258507 gene encoding phosphatidylinositol 4-phosphate 5-kinase 1-like isoform X1, whose amino-acid sequence MNDPKMREAAALLFDEFNDVVSGGKKKKSEVDKLGRETQKPSQLVGVGRSRYQAATRRVTPTTLTTSPALTASVASASASEVEKALPNGDLYMGSFAGSAPHGSGKYLWSDGCMYEGDWRRGKASGKGKFSWPSGATYEGDFKSGRMEGFGTFIGSDGDTYRGSWSSDRKHGYGHKRYANGDYYDGYWKRNLQDGHGRYVWKNGNEYVGEWKNGVISGRGILIWANGNRYDGEWDNGVPNGSGVFTWPDGSCYVGSCNKDLKIQLPNGTYFPGNGKEECLKSNDASFEGENLMITMRKRSSVDGSRGSLTERSFPRICIWESDGEAGDITCDIVDNVEASMFYWNGTGLDRDGIRQFQRRPCCFTGEAKKPGETISKGHKNYDLMLNLQLGIRYSIGKHASILRELKPSDFDPKEKFWTRFPTEGSKITPPHQSVEFRWKDYCPIVFRHLRELFQVDPADYMMAICGNDALRELSSPGKSGSFFYLTQDDRFMIKTVKKCEVKVLIRMLPSYYQHVYRYENSLVTKFFGVHCVKPIGGQKTRFIVMGNLFCSEYRIHRRFDLKGSSHGRTTDMPEGEIDETTTLKDLDLNFVFRLQRNWFQELIKQIDRDCEFLEAERIMDYSLLVGLHFRDDNTCDKMGLSPFVLRTGKNDSYQNEKFMRGCRFLEAELQNMDQILAGRKPLIRLGANTPARAERVARRSDFDQYGGISRLTPSRSGEIYEVVLYFGIIDILQDYDISKKLEHAYKSLQADPTSISAVDPKLYSKRFRDFIGRTFIEDR is encoded by the exons ATGAATGACCCCAAAATGCGTGAAGCAGCAGCACTACTCTTTGATGAGTTCAACGACGTCGTTTCCGGCGGCAAGAAGAAGAAATCGGAGGTGGACAAGCTAGGTAGAGAGACCCAGAAACCGTCTCAACTTGTCGGCGTAGGCCGTAGCCGATACCAAGCCGCTACGCGGAGGGTGACGCCGACCACCTTGACGACCTCGCCTGCCTTGACCGCCAGCGTGGCGTCAGCTTCCGCCTCCGAAGTCGAGAAGGCCCTCCCGAACGGCGATCTCTACATGGGGAGCTTCGCCGGGAGCGCACCACACGGATCCGGAAAGTACCTGTGGTCCGACGGGTGCATGTACGAGGGGGATTGGCGGAGAGGGAAGGCCTCGGGGAAAGGCAAATTCTCGTGGCCCTCCGGGGCCACCTACGAGGGCGACTTCAAGTCTGGTCGTATGGAGGGTTTTGGGACCTTCATCGGATCTGACGGCGACACCTACCGAGGGTCCTGGAGCTCCGATCGGAAGCACGGGTACGGCCATAAGCGCTACGCCAACGGCGACTACTACGACGGTTACTGGAAACGTAACCTCCAGGACGGGCATGGCCGGTACGTTTGGAAGAACGGGAACGAGTACGTGGGAGAATGGAAGAACGGCGTGATTTCAGGCCGGGGCATCCTGATATGGGCCAACGGGAACCGTTACGACGGGGAGTGGGACAACGGAGTTCCCAATGGAAGTGGTGTTTTCACTTGGCCGGATGGTAGCTGCTATGTCGGTAGCTGCAACAAGGACCTCAAGATTCAGCTACCGAATGGGACATACTTTCCCGGAAATGGCAAAGAAGAATGTTTGAAAAGCAATGACGCTTCATTCGAAGGTGAGAATTTGATGATAACGATGCGGAAGAGGTCGTCAGTGGACGGCTCCAGAGGAAGCTTGACGGAGCGGAGTTTTCCGAGGATTTGTATATGGGAATCCGATGGAGAAGCTGGGGATATCACCTGTGATATTGTCGACAATGTGGAGGCCTCGATGTTTTATTGGAACGGTACGGGGTTAGATCGCGACGGGATTCGGCAGTTTCAGCGGAGACCATGTTGTTTCACTGGCGAGGCCAAAAAGCCTGGGGAGACGATATCCAAGGGCCATAAGAATTATGATTTAATGCTTAATCTTCAGCTGGGGATTAG ATATTCTATCGGAAAGCATGCGTCTATATTGCGTGAGCTTAAGCCGAGTGATTTCGATCCCAAGGAGAAGTTCTGGACTAGGTTTCCAACCGAGGGATCGAAAATTACGCCTCCCCACCAATCAGTAGAGTTCCGGTGGAAAGATTACTGCCCCATTGTGTTCAG ACATTTGAGGGAGCTATTCCAAGTGGATCCTGCTGATTACATGATGGCTATTTGTGGGAACGATGCCCTTAGGGAGCTTTCTTCTCCGGGGAAAAGTGGAAGCTTTTTTTACCTCACTCAGGATGATAGATTTATGATAAAAACAGTGAAGAAGTGCGAGGTCAAG GTGCTTATTCGGATGCTTCCAAGTTACTACCAACATGTTTATCGGTATGAAAATTCCCTGGTGACAAAATTCTTTGGGGTGCATTGTGTCAAACCAATTGGAGGCCAGAAG ACCCGGTTCATTGTCATGGGAAATTTATTCTGCTCAGAGTATCGCATCCATAGGCGATTTGACCTTAAAGGATCCTCTCACGGCCGCACAACAGATATGCCGGAGGGTGAGATTGATGAAACTACAACCCTCAAGGACCTTGATCTTAATTTTGTCTTTCGCCTTCAGCGAAATTGGTTCCAAGAGCTCATCAA ACAAATTGATCGAGATTGTGAGTTCTTGGAAGCAGAGAGAATCATGGACTACAGTCTTTTGGTTGGTCTTCATTTCCGTGATGACAATACATGTGACAAAATGGGGTTATCTCCATTTGTTTTGCGCACTG GAAAGAATGATTCATATCAGAATGAAAAGTTTATGCGCGGATGTCGCTTCCTTGAAGCAGAGTTACAAAATATGGATCAAATTTTAGCTGGCCG GAAGCCATTGATCAGATTAGGAGCTAATACGCCTGCAAGAGCAGAGCGGGTGGCCAGAAGGAGTGACTTTGATCAGTATGGTGGTATAAGTCGCTTGACCCCTTCACGCAGTGGTGAGATCTATGAAGTAGTCCTTTACTTTGGGATTATAGACATTTTACAGGACTATGATATCAGCAAGAAGTTAGAGCATGCCTACAAATCCTTACAAGCCGATCCTACTTCCATTTCAGCGGTTGATCCAAAGCTATACTCAAAGAGGTTTCGGGATTTCATTGGAAGAACTTTCATAGAAGACAGGTAG